One segment of Variovorax sp. PAMC28562 DNA contains the following:
- a CDS encoding chemotaxis protein CheW, with the protein MANRDALRAFQSRLASRLQAARTSGVSASWLAVEAGDRKYLFPLSHAGEIFPWTPPQAVPYTEPWFLGVANLRGGLYGVVQLSSFASGVATPLAATESARAQSRMVALNELLEVNCALLVDRLIGLRGVEAFTAAELPGPDAPAWLGHAYTDVAGERWQEVNLQALSQQPQFLSIGA; encoded by the coding sequence ATGGCCAACCGCGACGCCCTGCGCGCTTTCCAGTCCCGCCTTGCCAGTCGTCTGCAGGCAGCGCGCACATCGGGTGTGTCTGCCTCGTGGCTCGCAGTCGAAGCAGGCGACCGCAAGTACCTGTTTCCCCTCTCCCATGCCGGCGAGATTTTTCCTTGGACGCCACCGCAAGCAGTGCCCTATACCGAGCCGTGGTTCCTCGGCGTCGCCAACTTGCGCGGCGGTTTGTACGGCGTGGTGCAGTTGTCGAGTTTTGCATCGGGCGTTGCGACGCCGCTGGCCGCTACCGAATCGGCCCGTGCGCAGTCGCGCATGGTGGCCTTGAACGAGTTGCTCGAAGTCAATTGCGCATTGCTCGTCGACCGCCTGATCGGGTTGCGTGGCGTTGAAGCATTTACCGCTGCCGAGTTGCCGGGGCCTGACGCGCCCGCGTGGCTCGGGCATGCGTACACAGACGTTGCAGGAGAGCGCTGGCAGGAAGTCAACCTGCAGGCGCTGTCGCAGCAACCCCAGTTTTTGAGCATTGGCGCCTGA
- a CDS encoding response regulator transcription factor gives MPIHKVLVVDDSKTELLFLTDLLQKNGFAVKTAENADDAMRRLEEEQPDLILMDVVMPGQNGFQLTRAIARNPQYASVPIILCTSKNQETDRVWGMRQGARDYIVKPVNAAELMAKISALA, from the coding sequence ATGCCGATTCACAAAGTGCTGGTCGTCGACGACTCCAAGACGGAGTTGCTGTTTTTGACCGACCTGCTCCAGAAGAATGGGTTCGCCGTCAAAACCGCAGAGAACGCGGACGACGCGATGCGCCGCCTCGAAGAAGAACAACCCGACCTCATCCTGATGGACGTCGTGATGCCCGGTCAAAACGGCTTCCAGTTGACCCGCGCCATTGCGCGCAATCCGCAATACGCATCCGTGCCCATCATTCTGTGCACCAGCAAGAACCAGGAAACGGACCGCGTCTGGGGCATGCGTCAGGGCGCTCGCGACTACATCGTGAAGCCGGTCAACGCGGCCGAACTGATGGCAAAGATCAGCGCGCTGGCCTGA
- a CDS encoding PleD family two-component system response regulator — MSTSGSGYKVLVIDDSNTIRRSAEIFLKQGGHEVLLAEDGFDALSKINDHKPHLIFCDILMPRLDGYQTCAIIKRNAHFSNVPVVMLSSKDGVFDKARGRMVGSQDYLTKPFTKDQLLQAVQQFGLVQQEAP, encoded by the coding sequence ATGAGCACGAGCGGGTCCGGTTACAAGGTGCTGGTCATCGATGACAGCAACACCATTCGGCGCAGTGCCGAGATCTTCCTGAAGCAAGGCGGTCATGAAGTGCTGCTCGCCGAAGATGGCTTCGATGCCCTCTCGAAGATCAACGACCACAAGCCGCACCTCATCTTTTGCGACATTCTGATGCCGCGCCTCGACGGCTACCAGACCTGCGCCATCATCAAGCGCAACGCGCATTTCTCAAACGTCCCTGTCGTGATGCTGTCTTCCAAAGACGGCGTCTTCGACAAGGCGCGCGGCCGCATGGTCGGCTCGCAGGACTATCTCACCAAGCCGTTCACCAAGGACCAGTTGCTGCAAGCCGTGCAGCAGTTCGGTCTGGTTCAACAGGAAGCTCCTTAA
- a CDS encoding rubredoxin produces MNTKTWMCLICGWIYDEAVGVPEDGIAPGTAWAEVPMNWTCPECGARKEDFEMVEM; encoded by the coding sequence ATGAATACGAAAACCTGGATGTGCCTGATTTGCGGGTGGATCTATGACGAAGCGGTGGGAGTACCAGAAGATGGTATTGCGCCAGGTACGGCGTGGGCAGAGGTTCCAATGAATTGGACTTGCCCGGAGTGCGGGGCGCGCAAGGAAGACTTCGAAATGGTTGAGATGTGA
- a CDS encoding hydroxymethylpyrimidine/phosphomethylpyrimidine kinase, with protein MKTYLLPPENARLKDDLNDPPTTEEDEGLEVEGLDPPCVLVFNASDPSGAGGLGCDALAMASVGAHMLPVVTGAYARDTAEIFDHFPFDEEAVAEQTRAILEDVEVQLIKVGFVGTPEILSTVAETATDYPEVPLVAYMPNLSWWDENLIEPYLDAFRELLLPQTTVLVGNHSTLWRWLLPDWSGDRPPGARDIAKAAGEFGVPYTLVTGIMLPDQHIDNVLASPQSVLASEKYERLEAVFSGAGDTLSAALAALLASGTDLVAATGEALSYMDRCLDAGFRPGMGHVIPDRLFWAQEEEEEDLDDDPPEVGDASDFGLPPHDTRH; from the coding sequence ATGAAAACTTACTTACTACCGCCCGAGAACGCCCGCCTTAAGGACGATCTTAACGACCCTCCAACAACCGAAGAAGACGAGGGGCTGGAGGTCGAAGGCCTGGATCCCCCCTGCGTGCTGGTTTTTAACGCGAGCGACCCCAGCGGCGCGGGTGGATTGGGATGCGATGCACTCGCCATGGCCTCCGTCGGCGCCCACATGTTGCCGGTCGTAACGGGCGCCTACGCACGCGACACCGCCGAAATTTTCGATCACTTTCCGTTCGATGAAGAAGCCGTTGCCGAACAAACGCGTGCCATCCTGGAAGACGTCGAGGTGCAGCTGATCAAGGTCGGCTTCGTCGGAACGCCGGAGATCCTGAGCACAGTTGCCGAAACCGCGACCGACTATCCCGAGGTACCACTGGTGGCGTACATGCCCAACCTGTCGTGGTGGGACGAGAACCTCATCGAGCCGTACCTCGACGCTTTCCGCGAACTGCTGTTGCCGCAGACGACGGTTCTGGTCGGAAACCACAGCACCCTGTGGCGCTGGCTGTTGCCTGACTGGTCCGGCGACCGGCCACCCGGCGCGCGCGACATCGCCAAGGCCGCGGGCGAGTTCGGCGTGCCCTACACGCTGGTGACCGGCATCATGCTGCCCGACCAGCACATCGACAACGTGCTGGCGTCACCGCAATCGGTGCTCGCGAGCGAGAAATACGAGCGGCTCGAAGCCGTGTTCTCCGGTGCTGGCGACACGCTGTCGGCTGCGCTCGCGGCACTGCTTGCCAGCGGTACCGACCTGGTCGCAGCCACTGGCGAAGCGCTGAGCTATATGGATCGCTGTCTCGACGCAGGCTTCAGGCCGGGCATGGGGCACGTGATTCCCGACCGCCTGTTCTGGGCGCAAGAAGAAGAAGAAGAAGATCTCGACGACGACCCTCCCGAAGTCGGAGACGCCTCCGATTTCGGCCTGCCTCCGCATGACACCCGACACTGA
- the hemL gene encoding glutamate-1-semialdehyde 2,1-aminomutase, which produces MATDLNETLFERARAVIPGGVNSPVRAFKAVGGTPRFVKRAQGAYFWDANDKRYVDYIGSWGPMILGHGHPAVVEAVQKAMLDGFSYGAPTEREIELAEAILALVPSMEMVRLVSSGTEAAMSALRLARGATGRKYIIKFEGCYHGHADALLVKAGSGLATFGHPTSAGVPPEVVQHTLVLEYNNITQLEEAFSLHGHELACLMIEAIAGNMNFVRATPEFAKRCRELCTQHGALLVFDEVMTGFRVGLHGAQGVLGVTPDLTVLGKVIGGGMPLAAFGGPRAIMEQLAPLGPVYQAGTLSGNPVATACGLATLKEVAKPGFFEGLGRRTRSLTDGLRAAAKAEGLPFNADSEGGMFGFFLMDALPQNYATVMTTDNAKFNALFHGLLDRGVYIAPALYEAGFVSAAHSEEDIAATIASAREIFKTLANR; this is translated from the coding sequence ATGGCTACCGACCTCAACGAAACCCTTTTCGAGCGCGCTCGCGCCGTCATCCCCGGCGGCGTCAATTCGCCGGTCCGCGCATTCAAGGCCGTGGGCGGCACGCCGCGCTTCGTCAAGCGCGCGCAAGGCGCTTACTTCTGGGACGCCAACGACAAGCGTTATGTCGACTACATCGGCTCGTGGGGGCCGATGATCCTCGGACACGGACACCCGGCAGTGGTCGAAGCGGTGCAAAAGGCCATGCTCGACGGCTTCTCTTATGGCGCACCGACCGAACGCGAAATCGAATTGGCAGAGGCCATCCTCGCGCTGGTGCCGTCCATGGAAATGGTGCGCCTCGTGAGCTCCGGCACCGAAGCGGCGATGAGTGCGTTGCGGCTCGCGCGCGGTGCCACCGGCCGCAAGTACATCATCAAGTTCGAAGGCTGTTATCACGGCCACGCCGACGCGTTGCTGGTCAAGGCTGGCTCCGGTCTCGCAACCTTCGGGCATCCGACTTCCGCCGGCGTGCCGCCCGAAGTCGTGCAGCACACGCTGGTTCTCGAATACAACAACATCACCCAATTGGAAGAGGCGTTCTCGCTGCACGGCCACGAACTCGCTTGCCTGATGATCGAAGCGATCGCCGGCAATATGAACTTCGTGCGCGCCACGCCCGAATTTGCGAAGCGCTGTCGCGAACTCTGCACTCAGCACGGCGCGCTGCTGGTGTTCGACGAAGTGATGACGGGTTTTCGCGTTGGCCTGCATGGCGCGCAGGGCGTGCTCGGCGTCACGCCCGACCTCACCGTGCTGGGCAAAGTGATCGGCGGCGGTATGCCACTGGCTGCGTTCGGCGGGCCGCGCGCCATCATGGAGCAGCTGGCGCCGCTCGGCCCGGTGTACCAGGCGGGCACGCTGTCGGGCAACCCGGTCGCCACCGCATGCGGTTTGGCGACGCTCAAGGAAGTGGCCAAGCCCGGCTTCTTCGAAGGGCTCGGCCGGAGGACGCGTTCGCTGACCGACGGCCTGCGCGCCGCTGCGAAGGCAGAGGGCCTGCCCTTCAACGCCGACAGCGAAGGCGGCATGTTCGGTTTCTTCTTGATGGATGCACTGCCGCAAAACTACGCGACGGTGATGACGACCGACAACGCCAAGTTCAACGCGCTGTTTCACGGCCTGCTCGACCGCGGCGTCTACATCGCGCCGGCTTTGTATGAAGCCGGGTTCGTCAGCGCGGCGCACAGCGAAGAAGACATTGCCGCGACCATCGCGTCTGCGCGCGAGATCTTCAAGACACTGGCAAATCGGTAA
- a CDS encoding c-type cytochrome, translating into MANKSGCLSCHGLVHTQVGPGFAQVAARYRDDAGAPLHLAAKIRSGGVGVWGRLIMPRQPQVSEADAALLAKWVLSQPSQPSQQ; encoded by the coding sequence TTGGCCAACAAATCCGGCTGCCTGTCGTGCCACGGGCTGGTCCACACGCAGGTCGGCCCGGGCTTCGCGCAGGTCGCGGCGCGCTACCGCGACGATGCAGGCGCACCTTTGCATCTGGCTGCCAAGATTCGCAGCGGCGGCGTCGGTGTCTGGGGTCGCCTGATCATGCCGCGGCAACCGCAGGTGAGCGAAGCCGATGCGGCGCTCCTCGCAAAATGGGTGCTGTCGCAGCCGTCGCAGCCGTCGCAGCAGTGA